A window of Rhododendron vialii isolate Sample 1 chromosome 13a, ASM3025357v1 contains these coding sequences:
- the LOC131313555 gene encoding uncharacterized protein LOC131313555 isoform X1, giving the protein MNSRTLLFRFTHFSLIVLLTSISAASSHKIPRLSVLHETITRGTSKTISTFDPEDLETFFYPQTLDHFNYQPESYTTFKQRYVINYKHWGGANESAPIFVYLGDEAPIDGQLPIIGFLIDNAPHFKALQVYIEHRFYGESIPFGTTKSNESTQGYFNSAQALADSAKLIIYLKKKLSAHNSPVIISGGSYGGMLAAWFRLKYPHVALGALASSAPILYFDDITPHDAYFVVVTKDFKEASKSCYKTIRKSWSVIDRVSLQPNGLTYLSQKFKTCSPLSDAAELKNFLIYTYAGAAQYDMPPSYPVTQICGGINGAKGNDVLGKIYAGLVAYHGNQTCFVNQIDGSTPSADDSDVADLGWGWQACTEMVIPIGIGGSMFQPQPFNLEQYGLNCLSEYGVLPRPNWVTTYYGGHDIKLVLRRFASNIIFANGLRDPYSSGGVLEDLSDTLLAAYTADGSHCLDILIATETDPQWLIEQRKVEVKIVEGWLKTYYADLRALT; this is encoded by the exons ATGAACTCTCGCACTCTTCTATTTCGCTTcactcatttctctctcatagTCCTCTTAACCTCTATTTCTGCTGCCTCATCCCACAAAATCCCAAGGCTCAGTGTACTCCATGAAACAATCACAAGAGGGACATCCAAGACCATCTCAACCTTTGATCCAGAGGACTTGGAAACCTTTTTTTACCCTCAAACACTTGATCATTTCAACTACCAGCCAGAGAGCTATACAACTTTCAAACAAAGATATGTAATCAACTATAAGCATTGGGGCGGCGCAAATGAAAGCGCGCCGATCTTTGTTTACCTTGGCGACGAGGCACCGATCGATGGTCAGCTTCCAATAATTGGGTTTCTTATCGATAATGCCCCTCATTTCAAAGCTCTCCAAGTTTATATAGAG CACCGGTTTTACGGAGAATCAATTCCTTTTGGAACAACAAAGAGTAATGAAAGCACTCAAGGTTATTTCAATTCGGCTCAGGCTCTTGCAGATAGTGCAAAGTTGATCATTTACTTGAAGAAAAAGCTATCTGCGCATAATTCCCCGGTTATTATTTCTGGAGGATCATATGGAGGAA TGTTGGCTGCATGGTTCCGGCTGAAGTACCCCCATGTTGCTCTCGGAGCTCTGGCCTCATCAGCTCCGATCCTTTACTTTGATGACATTACTCCACATGACGCATACTTTGTAGTTGTCACCAaggatttcaaa GAAGCTAGTAAGAGTTGCTACAAAACAATACGAAAATCATGGTCCGTAATTGATAGAGTCTCTTTGCAGCCCAACGGTCTCACATACCTAAGCCAGAAATTCAAGACATGCAG CCCGTTGAGCGATGCTGCGGAACTCAAGAACTTCTTAATTTATACATATGCTGGTGCAGCTCAATATGACATGCCACCATCATATCCTGTTACACAGATTTGTGGGGGAATCAATGGTGCAAAAGGAAATGATGTTCTTGGCAAGATATATGCAGGCCTTGTAGCCTATCATGGAAACCAGACATGCTTTGTCAACCAAATCGATGGTAGTACTCCATCGGCTGATGATTCGGATGTAGCAGATTTAGGATGGGGTTGGCAA GCATGCACTGAGATGGTGATACCCATCGGCATCGGCGGCTCCATGTTCCAACCACAACCTTTCAATCTTGAGCAATACGGCTTGAATTGCCTAAGTGAGTACGGGGTATTACCTCGGCCCAACTGGGTCACAACCTACTATGGAGGTCAT GATATAAAATTGGTTCTCCGAAGGTTTGCTAGCAACATTATTTTCGCCAATGGTCTCAGAGATCCTTACAGCAGTGGAGG GGTGTTGGAGGACTTGTCAGACACTCTTCTTGCTGCTTATACTGCTGACG GATCTCATTGCTTGGATATTCTTATTGCAACGGAAACTGATCCGCAATGGCTGATAGAGCAAAGAAAGGTGGAAGTTAAGATCGTTGAAGGATGGCTCAAAACATACTATGCTGATCTTCGGGCTTTGACGTAG
- the LOC131313555 gene encoding uncharacterized protein LOC131313555 isoform X2: MNSRTLLFRFTHFSLIVLLTSISAASSHKIPRLSVLHETITRGTSKTISTFDPEDLETFFYPQTLDHFNYQPESYTTFKQRYVINYKHWGGANESAPIFVYLGDEAPIDGQLPIIGFLIDNAPHFKALQVYIEHRFYGESIPFGTTKSNESTQVLAAWFRLKYPHVALGALASSAPILYFDDITPHDAYFVVVTKDFKEASKSCYKTIRKSWSVIDRVSLQPNGLTYLSQKFKTCSPLSDAAELKNFLIYTYAGAAQYDMPPSYPVTQICGGINGAKGNDVLGKIYAGLVAYHGNQTCFVNQIDGSTPSADDSDVADLGWGWQACTEMVIPIGIGGSMFQPQPFNLEQYGLNCLSEYGVLPRPNWVTTYYGGHDIKLVLRRFASNIIFANGLRDPYSSGGVLEDLSDTLLAAYTADGSHCLDILIATETDPQWLIEQRKVEVKIVEGWLKTYYADLRALT, from the exons ATGAACTCTCGCACTCTTCTATTTCGCTTcactcatttctctctcatagTCCTCTTAACCTCTATTTCTGCTGCCTCATCCCACAAAATCCCAAGGCTCAGTGTACTCCATGAAACAATCACAAGAGGGACATCCAAGACCATCTCAACCTTTGATCCAGAGGACTTGGAAACCTTTTTTTACCCTCAAACACTTGATCATTTCAACTACCAGCCAGAGAGCTATACAACTTTCAAACAAAGATATGTAATCAACTATAAGCATTGGGGCGGCGCAAATGAAAGCGCGCCGATCTTTGTTTACCTTGGCGACGAGGCACCGATCGATGGTCAGCTTCCAATAATTGGGTTTCTTATCGATAATGCCCCTCATTTCAAAGCTCTCCAAGTTTATATAGAG CACCGGTTTTACGGAGAATCAATTCCTTTTGGAACAACAAAGAGTAATGAAAGCACTCAAG TGTTGGCTGCATGGTTCCGGCTGAAGTACCCCCATGTTGCTCTCGGAGCTCTGGCCTCATCAGCTCCGATCCTTTACTTTGATGACATTACTCCACATGACGCATACTTTGTAGTTGTCACCAaggatttcaaa GAAGCTAGTAAGAGTTGCTACAAAACAATACGAAAATCATGGTCCGTAATTGATAGAGTCTCTTTGCAGCCCAACGGTCTCACATACCTAAGCCAGAAATTCAAGACATGCAG CCCGTTGAGCGATGCTGCGGAACTCAAGAACTTCTTAATTTATACATATGCTGGTGCAGCTCAATATGACATGCCACCATCATATCCTGTTACACAGATTTGTGGGGGAATCAATGGTGCAAAAGGAAATGATGTTCTTGGCAAGATATATGCAGGCCTTGTAGCCTATCATGGAAACCAGACATGCTTTGTCAACCAAATCGATGGTAGTACTCCATCGGCTGATGATTCGGATGTAGCAGATTTAGGATGGGGTTGGCAA GCATGCACTGAGATGGTGATACCCATCGGCATCGGCGGCTCCATGTTCCAACCACAACCTTTCAATCTTGAGCAATACGGCTTGAATTGCCTAAGTGAGTACGGGGTATTACCTCGGCCCAACTGGGTCACAACCTACTATGGAGGTCAT GATATAAAATTGGTTCTCCGAAGGTTTGCTAGCAACATTATTTTCGCCAATGGTCTCAGAGATCCTTACAGCAGTGGAGG GGTGTTGGAGGACTTGTCAGACACTCTTCTTGCTGCTTATACTGCTGACG GATCTCATTGCTTGGATATTCTTATTGCAACGGAAACTGATCCGCAATGGCTGATAGAGCAAAGAAAGGTGGAAGTTAAGATCGTTGAAGGATGGCTCAAAACATACTATGCTGATCTTCGGGCTTTGACGTAG
- the LOC131313934 gene encoding uncharacterized protein LOC131313934 isoform X1, whose protein sequence is MLRWKRLSSTAPEILSRRLLLTLEGISPFSLIPSHHPSRRTSNRFLDIYQIGNKAAIEKERARLADEMNRGYFADISEMKQHGGKIAAANKIIIPAMAAVKFPGLEVNFTDGTALKLPITSNGNDVDACKSSVPKATLLCLSFRASSQAMVDSWSVPFGEAFNNSEKVQIYEVSFIDSWLLSRNPIKWLLLRVMRKSKPDGRMAMLQRQIVYSFGDHYYFRKEIKILNLLTGYIFLLDSFGRIRWQGFGLAKQEELSSLLSCTSLLLEEK, encoded by the exons ATGTTGCGATGGAAGCGACTGAGCTCTACGGCACCGGAAATTCTCAGTCGTCGACTCTTGCTCACGCTCGAAGGTATTAGTCCCTTCTCTCTCATCCCTTCGCACCATCCATCACGAAGGACGTCGAATCGCTTTCTCGATATTTACCAG ATTGGAAACAAAGCTGCAATCGAGAAAGAGCGTGCTCGGCT TGCAGATGAGATGAATCGAGGTTACTTTGCTGACATCTCTGAGATGAAGCAACACGGTGGTAAG ATTGCAGCAGCCAACAAGATTATAATCCCGGCAATGGCAGCTGTGAAATTTCCAGGACTAGAAGTAAATTTTACAGATGGTACAGCTCTTAAGCTGCCCATTACATCCAATGGCAATGATGTCGATGCTTGCAAGTCCAGTGTCCCGAAGGCAACCTTACTATGTCTTTCTTTCCGAGCTAGTTCTCAG GCAATGGTGGATTCTTGGAGCGTGCCTTTTGGTGAGGCTTTCAATAACTCGGAGAAAGTTCAGATATATGAG GTCTCGTTTATAGACTCTTGGCTACTATCGCGCAATCCAATTAAGTGGCTGCTCCTTCGGGTGATGAGGAAATCTAAACCTGATGGAAGGATGGCTATGCTCCAGAGACAGATTGTTTATTCGTTTGGAGACCATTATTACTTCAGGAAAGAGATTAAAATATTGAACCTTCTCACTGG GTATATATTCTTGCTTGATAGTTTTGGGAGAATACGGTGGCAAGGTTTTGGTTTGGCAAAACAAGAGGAACTATCGTCGCTGTTGTCTTGCACATCACTCCTATTGGAAGAGAAATAA
- the LOC131313934 gene encoding uncharacterized protein LOC131313934 isoform X2 yields the protein MNRGYFADISEMKQHGGKIAAANKIIIPAMAAVKFPGLEVNFTDGTALKLPITSNGNDVDACKSSVPKATLLCLSFRASSQAMVDSWSVPFGEAFNNSEKVQIYEVSFIDSWLLSRNPIKWLLLRVMRKSKPDGRMAMLQRQIVYSFGDHYYFRKEIKILNLLTGYIFLLDSFGRIRWQGFGLAKQEELSSLLSCTSLLLEEK from the exons ATGAATCGAGGTTACTTTGCTGACATCTCTGAGATGAAGCAACACGGTGGTAAG ATTGCAGCAGCCAACAAGATTATAATCCCGGCAATGGCAGCTGTGAAATTTCCAGGACTAGAAGTAAATTTTACAGATGGTACAGCTCTTAAGCTGCCCATTACATCCAATGGCAATGATGTCGATGCTTGCAAGTCCAGTGTCCCGAAGGCAACCTTACTATGTCTTTCTTTCCGAGCTAGTTCTCAG GCAATGGTGGATTCTTGGAGCGTGCCTTTTGGTGAGGCTTTCAATAACTCGGAGAAAGTTCAGATATATGAG GTCTCGTTTATAGACTCTTGGCTACTATCGCGCAATCCAATTAAGTGGCTGCTCCTTCGGGTGATGAGGAAATCTAAACCTGATGGAAGGATGGCTATGCTCCAGAGACAGATTGTTTATTCGTTTGGAGACCATTATTACTTCAGGAAAGAGATTAAAATATTGAACCTTCTCACTGG GTATATATTCTTGCTTGATAGTTTTGGGAGAATACGGTGGCAAGGTTTTGGTTTGGCAAAACAAGAGGAACTATCGTCGCTGTTGTCTTGCACATCACTCCTATTGGAAGAGAAATAA